One stretch of Oncorhynchus tshawytscha isolate Ot180627B linkage group LG19, Otsh_v2.0, whole genome shotgun sequence DNA includes these proteins:
- the LOC121840110 gene encoding activating signal cointegrator 1 complex subunit 2 homolog isoform X2 — translation MPQQQEKQPAAMTQQQTLPASYPKQPQAMLYPAQITQKQPVTELQHQKEQASIPQLPQQVWYPVQIPQQQKQPATGPQQQTELTTMPQKQPAPMPIPQKQPTAMPQKAWYPAQLPQQQKQPATEPQQQKKPASITQQPQQVLHPAQMLLKQLTAMPQQVWYPAKPQKQLAADPQEQIELTAMPQQPQQVWYPAQMPQKQPTAEPQWHPAKFPQEQPVPMRQLQKELTAIPPQLWQSAQIPQQHKQPAAKLQQVWQLAPIPQQPHDLWYPAKMVQKQLQLGSRN, via the exons ATGCCCCAGCAGCAGGAAAAGCAACCGGCCGCCATGACCCAACAGCAGACGCTACCGGCCAGTTATCCTAAGCAGCCTCAAGCAATGTTGTATCCAGCTCAAATAACCCAGAAGCAACCAGTTACTGAACTTCAGCATCAGAAGGAACAGGCCTCCATACCCCAGCTACCTCAGCAAGTGTGGTATCCAGTTCAAATTCCTCAGCAGCAAAAGCAACCAGCTACTGGTCCTCAGCAGCAGACGGAACTGACCACCATGCCCCAGAAGCAACCGGCTCCAATGCCTATACCGCAGAAACAACCAACAGCTATGCCCCAGAAAGCATGGTATCCAGCTCAA TTGCCCCAGCAGCAAAAGCAACCGGCTACTGAACCTCAGCAGCAGAAGAAACCGGCCTCCATAACCCAGCAACCTCAGCAAGTGTTGCATCCAGCTCAAATGCTGCTGAAGCAACTGACTGCCATGCCCCAGCAAGTGTGGTATCCAGCTAAGCCCCAGAAGCAACTGGCCGCTGATCCTCAGGAGCAGATTGAACTGACCGCCATGCCCCAGCAACCTCAGCAAGTGTGGTATCCAGCTCAAATGCCCCAGAAGCAACCAACCGCTGAACCTCAGTGGCATCCAGCCAAATTTCCCCAGGAGCAACCCGTCCCTATGCGTCAACTGCAGAAGGAACTGACCGCCATTCCACCACAACTGTGGCAATCCGCTCAAATTCCCCAGCAGCATAAGCAACCGGCTGCCAAGCTTCAGCAAGTGTGGCAACTGGCCCCCATTCCCCAGCAGCCTCATGACTTGTGGTATCCAGCTAAAATGGTCCAGAAGCAGCTGCAACTCGGCAGTAGGAACTGA
- the LOC121840110 gene encoding antigen LPMC-61-like isoform X1 — MPQQQEKQPAAMTQQQTLPASYPKQPQAMLYPAQITQKQPVTELQHQKEQASIPQLPQQVWYPVQIPQQQKQPATGPQQQTELTTMPQKQPAPMPIPQKQPTAMPQKAWYPAQMQQKQPATMQQQVWHPAQLPQQQKQPATEPQQQKKPASITQQPQQVLHPAQMLLKQLTAMPQQVWYPAKPQKQLAADPQEQIELTAMPQQPQQVWYPAQMPQKQPTAEPQWHPAKFPQEQPVPMRQLQKELTAIPPQLWQSAQIPQQHKQPAAKLQQVWQLAPIPQQPHDLWYPAKMVQKQLQLGSRN, encoded by the coding sequence ATGCCCCAGCAGCAGGAAAAGCAACCGGCCGCCATGACCCAACAGCAGACGCTACCGGCCAGTTATCCTAAGCAGCCTCAAGCAATGTTGTATCCAGCTCAAATAACCCAGAAGCAACCAGTTACTGAACTTCAGCATCAGAAGGAACAGGCCTCCATACCCCAGCTACCTCAGCAAGTGTGGTATCCAGTTCAAATTCCTCAGCAGCAAAAGCAACCAGCTACTGGTCCTCAGCAGCAGACGGAACTGACCACCATGCCCCAGAAGCAACCGGCTCCAATGCCTATACCGCAGAAACAACCAACAGCTATGCCCCAGAAAGCATGGTATCCAGCTCAAATGCAGCAGAAGCAACCGGCCACCATGCAGcagcaagtgtggcatccagCTCAATTGCCCCAGCAGCAAAAGCAACCGGCTACTGAACCTCAGCAGCAGAAGAAACCGGCCTCCATAACCCAGCAACCTCAGCAAGTGTTGCATCCAGCTCAAATGCTGCTGAAGCAACTGACTGCCATGCCCCAGCAAGTGTGGTATCCAGCTAAGCCCCAGAAGCAACTGGCCGCTGATCCTCAGGAGCAGATTGAACTGACCGCCATGCCCCAGCAACCTCAGCAAGTGTGGTATCCAGCTCAAATGCCCCAGAAGCAACCAACCGCTGAACCTCAGTGGCATCCAGCCAAATTTCCCCAGGAGCAACCCGTCCCTATGCGTCAACTGCAGAAGGAACTGACCGCCATTCCACCACAACTGTGGCAATCCGCTCAAATTCCCCAGCAGCATAAGCAACCGGCTGCCAAGCTTCAGCAAGTGTGGCAACTGGCCCCCATTCCCCAGCAGCCTCATGACTTGTGGTATCCAGCTAAAATGGTCCAGAAGCAGCTGCAACTCGGCAGTAGGAACTGA
- the LOC121840109 gene encoding intestinal mucin-like protein — translation MSDLSICYLLLFYLSGICYGWGDPHYVTFDGQYYSFQENCTYVLIKEIVPRQNFSVIIDNYNCDPSGHATCPQSLIVNYKSYKIVLTPKRLNVTTNMVYINGNQIFPTFSNEDLMITSTGVELLLKIPAIKATVMFKSLMFSVTLPNSLFHNNTEGQCGTCDNIRKNDCRLPNGQIDPSCPGMAHEWKIPDVKKPYCERQPSTPPTPPTPKPPTCPSRKTSICDIILSPVFKQCHDVIPQQPFFEACKFDVCHMPNISVGCSSLEAYAVRCAAAGVCIDWRKSTNGKCELTCPKTKVYKACGSTIQPTCNSRYNEKYVHSCQGAQMTRDIVCDSFMEGCFCPEGTILFNTFSDTCVRDCGCTGPDGQPKQFGETWYSNCQKCTCNADTLSVQCEPVKYPPQEIVTCKKYGEVLVNETVDCCQINTCVPKPVCVHNNTEYTLGEFWSPPSDRCVKYECTKTNNQLIVVESKLECPVFRPEDCVPGTEKTDANGCCTTCTLISHCDVKNTTTYLEVNNCRSSVPVEISACGGSCGTSSIYSAEKNTLMHSCSCCQEMSTRERKVEMVCPDGKKIMQSYIYIDKCGCHDSECDKKNHLD, via the exons ATGAGTGATCTATCTATTTGTTACCTTCTTCTGTTCTATCTCTCAGGTATATGCTATGGATGGGGAGACCCTCATTACGTCACATTTGATGGCCAATATTACAGTTTCCAGGAAAACTGCACCTACGTTTTGATTAAAGAAATAGTTCCTCGACAGAACTTCAGTGTCATCATCGACAACTATAACTGTGATCCGTCTGGACATGCGACCTGCCCTCAGTCTCTGATTGTCAATTACAAGTCTTACAAAATCGTTCTTACTCCGAAGAGATTAAATGTGACAACAAATATG GTTTACATCAATGGAAATCAGATCTTCCCGACCTTTTCTAATGAAGACCTCATGATCACCAGCACTGGGGTGGAGTTACTGTTGAAGATCCCTGCCATTAAAGCAACAGTGATGTTTAAGTCCCTTATGTTCAGTGTCACCCTGCCAAACTCCCTAttccacaacaacacagaggggCAGTGTG GTACCTGTGACAATATCAGGAAAAACGATTGCAGATTACCGAATGGACAGATTGACCCATCATGTCCTGGGATGGCTCATGAATGGAAGATTCCTGATGTTAAAAAACCCTACTGTGAACGGCAACCCTCTACCCCACCTACCCCACCTACCCCTAAGCCTCCAACCTGCCCATCAAGAAAGACATCAATCTGTGACATCATACTTAGCCC GGTCTTTAAGCAATGCCATGACGTTATCCCACAACAACCCTTCTTCGAGGCCTGTAAGTTTGATGTCTGCCACATGCCAAATATCTCAGTCGGCTGCTCCAGCCTGGAAGCCTACGCCGTGAGGTGTGCAGCAGCTGGAGTCTGTATCGACTGGAGGAAATCAACTAATGGAAAATGTG AACTGACATGCCCTAAGACCAAAGTGTATAAGGCATGTGGCTCTACTATCCAGCCAACATGCAATTCAAG ATACAATGAAAAATATGTGCATTCATGTCAGGGAGCACAAATGACCCGTGACATTGTATGTGACTCATTCATGGAGGGCTGTTTCTGCCCTGAGGGTACCATCTTGTTCAACACATTCTCTGACACCTGTGTTCGTGACTGTG GATGCACAGGACCTGATGGACAACCCAAACAG TTTGGTGAGACTTGGTACAGTAACTGCCAGAAGTGCACGTGTAATGCTGACACACTGAGTGTCCAGTGTGAACCAGTGAAATATCCGCCCCAAGAAATTGTTACCTGTAAGAAGTACGGTGAGGTGTTGGTCAATGAGACGGTGGACTGCTGTCAGATAAATACATGTG TGCCCAAACCTGTTTGTGTCCACAACAATACTGAATACACG CTTGGGGAGTTTTGGTCGCCCCCTAGTGACCGCTGTGTGAAGTATGAATGCACAAAGACAAACAACCAGCTCATCGTTGTGGAATCCAAATTGGAATGCCCAGTGTTCCGTCCAGAGGACTGTGTCCCT GGAACTGAGAAAACTGATGCAAATGGATGTTGCACAACCT GCACTTTAATCAGTCACTGTGATGTGAAGAACACCACCACCTACCTAGAGGTGAATAACTGCAGGTCCTCTGTGCCGGTGGAAATCTCAGCCTGCGGGGGATCCTGTGGAACGTCTTCTAT ATACTCTGCAGAGAAAAACACCCTGATGCACTCCTGCTCCTGCTGTCAAGAGATGTCTACCAGGGAGAGGAAGGTGGAGATGGTCTGCCCTGATGGGAAGAAGATCATGCAGTCCTACATTTACATTGATAAGTGTGGCTGCCATGACTCTGAGTGTGACAAGAAGAACCACTTAGATTAG